The Deinococcus humi genome has a segment encoding these proteins:
- a CDS encoding oligosaccharide flippase family protein: MRRVLQASAIMGLSSVVTVGLSALRYKLLALELGSEGIGLLGLFATVLALGVTLFGVGVGSSGVRQVAASQGDEGEFGAATRAALLRGSWLLGLIAVAVGLLLLPVLRGTLFLDVPAPLTVCLIIAVAASVVSAGQVGLLNGLGRLPEIAKANSFGALIGTALTLGLLTIAPQWALGAAFTAAPLAVLGLTTGYTWKLRVRRAFAWAELWGAFRPMLLFGLAFSVSILMSNLVQVLVRILVKQELNLKNVGYFQAAWTIASVYLGFVITAMSAEYYPRISAIAHNALELNRQVNVQMRLVLLIATPIILLLMFLAPVIMAILYAPEFGRAAELLRWQLLGDIIKIASWPIGFLLLAREAKKAFFLTELVWNVSFLALALTLLGPLGLKGLGLAYGISYALYFASVVWFSKRLTGYMMESRILVFVALALGLGVGVEIVSNNDVIADNLIWKMLFILLSVFLGVFVLGWHKFRKHIVV; this comes from the coding sequence TTGCGACGTGTTCTTCAGGCTTCGGCCATCATGGGCCTGAGTTCAGTGGTGACTGTGGGCCTTAGCGCTCTGCGTTATAAACTGCTGGCCCTGGAACTCGGATCAGAGGGAATTGGTCTTCTAGGGCTGTTCGCTACAGTGCTGGCACTAGGAGTAACGCTCTTTGGGGTGGGGGTGGGCTCTAGCGGTGTCCGTCAGGTGGCCGCTTCGCAAGGCGATGAGGGCGAATTTGGTGCGGCCACGCGCGCCGCTCTGTTACGAGGATCGTGGCTTTTGGGATTGATTGCTGTGGCTGTCGGTTTACTGCTTTTGCCGGTGCTGCGAGGGACCTTGTTCCTAGATGTCCCGGCCCCACTTACCGTCTGCTTGATCATCGCCGTCGCGGCGTCGGTGGTGAGCGCAGGGCAGGTGGGACTACTCAACGGGCTGGGCCGTTTGCCTGAAATTGCCAAAGCCAACAGTTTCGGTGCGCTAATCGGCACGGCATTGACTCTCGGGCTGCTGACTATCGCACCACAGTGGGCCTTGGGGGCGGCATTTACAGCTGCTCCCCTGGCCGTGCTAGGCCTAACCACCGGATACACCTGGAAGCTACGCGTAAGGCGGGCCTTTGCCTGGGCTGAACTGTGGGGCGCGTTTAGGCCGATGCTGCTGTTTGGGCTGGCCTTCTCTGTGAGTATTCTGATGTCCAATCTGGTACAGGTGCTGGTGCGTATCCTGGTGAAGCAAGAACTCAACCTAAAAAATGTTGGTTACTTTCAGGCAGCCTGGACCATTGCCAGCGTGTATCTGGGATTTGTGATTACTGCAATGTCTGCTGAGTATTATCCTAGGATCAGTGCCATTGCGCATAATGCGTTGGAGTTGAACCGTCAGGTCAACGTGCAGATGCGCCTGGTGCTGCTAATCGCTACGCCGATTATCCTGCTGCTGATGTTTCTGGCACCTGTGATAATGGCCATCCTGTATGCCCCAGAGTTTGGCCGAGCTGCCGAATTGCTGCGCTGGCAACTGCTCGGCGATATCATAAAGATCGCCAGTTGGCCCATCGGTTTCTTATTGCTAGCGCGTGAGGCCAAGAAAGCGTTTTTTCTAACGGAGCTGGTTTGGAACGTCTCCTTTCTGGCACTGGCCCTGACGTTGCTTGGCCCATTGGGCCTAAAGGGGCTAGGGCTGGCCTATGGGATTTCCTACGCGCTGTATTTTGCGTCGGTGGTGTGGTTTTCGAAGAGGCTAACTGGTTACATGATGGAGAGCCGGATTTTGGTGTTCGTCGCGCTAGCTCTGGGTCTTGGTGTGGGAGTAGAAATTGTTAGCAATAATGATGTGATCGCGGATAATTTGATTTGGAAGATGCTCTTTATATTACTATCAGTTTTTCTAGGGGTTTTTGTTTTGGGATGGCACAAATTTAGAAAACATATAGTTGTCTAA
- a CDS encoding DegT/DnrJ/EryC1/StrS family aminotransferase — MTTVPFLNLRDAYLELKSEIDAAVARVTDSGWFLMGEELSAFEHEFASYTGTQHCIGVGNGLDALRICLTAKGIGPGDEVIVPSNTYIATWLAVSQVGATLVPVEPDERTYNIDPYKIEAAITPRTKAMIPVHLYGQPADMDPIMLIAQQHNLFVLEDAAQAQGAKYRGRPVGGLGDAAAWSFYPGKNLGAFGDGGAITTNDHQLAERLRLLRNYGSAVKYVHEIQGGNSRLDELQAAVLRVKLRHLDDWNRRRQQIAQRYLGELQDVGLGLPFVPDDIESVWHLFVVRSGDRDTLQARLAASKVQTLIHYPTPPHLQGAYRELCWERGRFPIAERIHDEVLSLPIGPQLGSNQVQAVIDATRQSSSKLIQV; from the coding sequence ATGACAACTGTTCCTTTCTTGAATTTGCGTGATGCATATCTTGAGCTTAAAAGTGAAATCGACGCTGCCGTCGCGCGCGTAACCGATAGTGGCTGGTTTTTGATGGGCGAGGAGCTGTCTGCTTTCGAACATGAATTCGCATCATATACTGGAACGCAGCATTGTATTGGGGTCGGAAACGGCTTGGACGCTCTGCGCATCTGTCTTACAGCCAAGGGAATTGGACCGGGTGATGAAGTTATTGTTCCAAGTAACACATATATTGCCACTTGGCTTGCCGTGAGTCAGGTGGGCGCTACATTGGTGCCTGTTGAGCCGGATGAGCGAACCTACAACATAGATCCCTATAAAATCGAAGCTGCCATCACGCCGCGGACCAAAGCAATGATCCCCGTTCATCTGTACGGACAACCGGCGGATATGGACCCCATCATGTTGATTGCGCAGCAGCACAACCTCTTTGTGTTAGAGGACGCGGCACAGGCTCAGGGTGCGAAGTATCGGGGGCGGCCTGTCGGTGGTCTTGGAGACGCCGCCGCCTGGAGCTTTTATCCGGGCAAGAATCTGGGGGCCTTTGGCGATGGAGGCGCAATCACTACGAACGATCACCAGTTGGCTGAGCGGTTGAGACTCCTTCGGAACTACGGATCAGCCGTTAAGTATGTTCACGAGATCCAGGGTGGCAACAGCAGGCTTGATGAGCTTCAGGCCGCTGTTCTGCGCGTCAAGCTGCGTCATCTTGATGACTGGAATAGGCGGCGTCAGCAGATAGCGCAGCGCTATTTGGGCGAATTACAAGATGTTGGGCTGGGTTTACCTTTCGTGCCAGACGACATAGAGTCGGTTTGGCATCTGTTCGTGGTGCGTTCTGGTGACCGTGACACCCTTCAGGCCCGCCTAGCTGCCAGCAAGGTCCAGACGCTGATTCACTATCCCACCCCTCCCCACCTACAGGGGGCATACCGTGAGCTTTGCTGGGAGCGGGGACGTTTTCCAATTGCTGAGCGTATTCACGACGAGGTGCTAAGCCTGCCTATCGGGCCTCAACTTGGCAGCAATCAGGTGCAAGCTGTGATCGACGCTACTCGGCAGTCCTCTAGCAAGCTCATACAGGTCTAA
- a CDS encoding acyltransferase, translated as MFHESAVIETKNIGEETSIGPFCVIARDVTIGARVIIHPHVVIGEGVSIADEVEIFPGAYLGKAPKGAGALARQPIFERQIRIGRGTSIGPSATIYYDVTIGRDTLIGDGASIRERCTIGDRCIISRYVTINYNSKIGNRTKIMDMTHITGNCMIGDDVFISTGVSTVNDNAIGKAGYNEDDIRGPIVHDGAAVGANATLLPGIVIERNAIVGSGSVVTKNVAPWTLVMGAPARFVRKIEDL; from the coding sequence ATGTTTCACGAGTCCGCTGTTATTGAAACTAAAAATATTGGAGAAGAAACATCTATAGGCCCTTTTTGTGTGATAGCTCGAGATGTAACCATTGGCGCACGTGTGATAATTCATCCTCATGTGGTAATCGGTGAGGGCGTTTCAATTGCAGATGAGGTCGAAATTTTCCCTGGTGCTTATCTAGGAAAAGCTCCGAAAGGTGCAGGAGCATTGGCGCGGCAGCCTATATTTGAGCGCCAAATTCGGATTGGACGGGGAACATCTATCGGACCTTCTGCAACCATCTATTATGACGTTACTATCGGCCGGGATACCTTGATTGGAGATGGTGCATCTATCCGTGAGAGGTGCACCATAGGAGATAGATGTATTATTAGTCGATACGTTACTATTAATTATAATAGTAAAATCGGTAACCGGACGAAAATCATGGATATGACGCATATCACGGGTAATTGCATGATAGGCGATGATGTATTCATAAGTACGGGAGTTTCCACAGTCAATGATAATGCTATTGGGAAGGCAGGATACAACGAGGACGACATTAGGGGGCCTATCGTGCATGATGGTGCTGCCGTAGGTGCCAATGCCACCCTCCTTCCTGGGATAGTGATTGAACGGAACGCTATAGTAGGTTCTGGGTCCGTAGTTACTAAAAATGTTGCTCCCTGGACCTTGGTGATGGGCGCTCCAGCAAGATTTGTTCGTAAAATAGAAGATTTATAA
- a CDS encoding sugar 3,4-ketoisomerase: protein MTLKADIRTIKLPKIQDPRGNLTFIEGGQHIPFDIQRVYYLYDVPAGEMRGGHAHKELQQLVIAASGSFDVILDDGYKQQRYTLNRPNIGLFIPRLVWRELENFSSGSVCLVMASLRYDEGDYYRDYQDFKQAVQIPQSAPGER, encoded by the coding sequence ATGACTCTAAAAGCCGACATCAGAACTATCAAGCTGCCTAAGATCCAAGATCCGCGCGGCAACCTGACCTTTATTGAAGGTGGTCAGCACATCCCATTTGACATTCAGCGGGTTTATTATTTATATGACGTTCCTGCTGGGGAAATGCGTGGTGGTCATGCTCACAAGGAACTTCAACAACTGGTGATCGCCGCATCTGGCAGCTTTGATGTCATCCTTGATGATGGTTATAAACAGCAGAGATATACCCTGAACCGACCCAATATCGGTCTTTTTATTCCTCGACTGGTCTGGCGAGAACTGGAGAACTTTTCCTCTGGCTCAGTTTGTCTCGTTATGGCATCCTTACGTTACGACGAGGGCGACTACTATCGTGATTATCAGGATTTCAAGCAGGCTGTTCAAATTCCCCAGAGTGCGCCAGGAGAACGATGA